The Leptospira stimsonii nucleotide sequence TGAATCGAAAGTTCCATCGATGGAAATACGATCCAATAAAGTCTTACGTTTAAAACGAATTTTTGCGGATGAGATCCGCGTGTTCGATCATTTTCGGAAGCTTCCAATTCGGAGCTCGGAAAGTCTTCTCGATCAAAGGTAGAATTACAATCACACCTTTCTTAAGTTAGTCGACGATTCTCGAAAAAGAAAAAAATTCTTTCTTCAAGCCGATAATCTTTGATGACTTCTTCTTTTGCAAAAAGATCCTTGTTACTCCGGATTCACCCGGGTATTTGTGGATCCAAAGAACGTAGAGAACGGTCTAAAACAAGAATCAAAATAGAGTTCGAAGAAGAGATTGGAATGAAAGAAATTATCAATTGGTTATCAGGGTCCAAATCGAGAGACCTTGAAGCGAAAGAATTATTAGAGGAACTCAATGAAAAGTTGATCGAATCCGGAATTCCGGTCTCGAGATTTTTTACAAGCATCCCCACGATGCATCCGGAAGTGATGGTGAGATCGATCATTTGGACGAAAGAAGAAGAAACACAAATGCTATTGATTCCTCACGGTGCATTGAGTGAACCACAATACATCGACAGTCCGATTTACTTGATCCGAGAAGGAAAAAAAGACTTTATCCGTTGTAAGCTGGTTGGACCGGATGCGGACCTTTCTTATCCGATCTGTATCGATCTAAAAGAAAGAGGCGCAACCGATTATTGTATTTTTCCGGCCACGTTCAGCCTCAATGTGGGAAGTGTGGTTTCCTGGACGACACACGCACCGGAAGGATTTTCGGACGAACAGATCGACGCCTTTCGATCCATCTTAAGCGTATTATCCTTACGTCTAGATTTGGAATCCAGAAAATTCGCAGTCAAAGAACTCTTAGAAGTCTATCTCGGACCGAACGCGTCCAAAAGAGTTTTATCCGGAGAATTCAGAAGAGGAACCGGAGAATCCATTTATGCGGCGATTCTTTGTGCAGACTTAAGAGACTTCTCTTCTCTCAGCGAAAATAATTCTCCAAAAAGAATCGTGGAAATTTTGGATCATTATTTTGAACTCACCGCCCAACCGATCCAGGAAGAGAAAGGCGAGATTCTAAAATTTATAGGCGATGCAATTCTTGCGATCTTTCCTGCGAAGGAAGATCCGTATCAGGCGTGTTTGTCCGCGCTCAATGCCGCAATCAAAATTAAGAATTCTGTAAAACTCTGGAACCAGGAACACCTGGATACTCAAATTCATCTGGGAATGGCGCTTAACGTGGGTGATGTCGTCTATGGAAACGTGGGAGCGAAAGATCGACTGGATTTTACGGTGATTGGGAACGCGGTCAATCAAGCATTTCGAGTAGAGTCGCTTTGCAAAGATTTTGGAAAGAGCATTTTAACCACGGAAGACTTCGCTGAAAAAATCGGAAAGGATCAATTTGAATTTCTCGGCGCTCGAAACCTAAAGGGAATCACGGGAGAGAGAAATATATTTTCTCCGAAAGAATGAAAACGAACGGACAATCATAGATTTGATCCGATGATAGCAGACTTCGTTTTGGAAGGAACGAAGTCCGAAGAATACGATCCGATTTTTTTCTCAGATAGATCCGGAGACTTTGTATGAATCGAGATTCAACTCATCGACTAAAAGTTTCTCGATCGCTTTTGCATGAACGGAATCGTCGACTTTATCAAGAATTAAGATTTCCTTACCGTCATCCAAAACAAAACAAACCGAGTATGTATAATGTTCGGAGCTACTGTCCGAAGACAGCACAAGAATCGATCAATATATTCGTAGAATTGAAAGAATAATGAATCGAAGTATAGAGTATATATCCCGGAATCAATAATCCTGGAATGAACCAAATCGGATTTTGATAAATTTCGAATTGGACCAAGTCGAAAAGAATCGTGATTAAAAAAAACAGTGAGATAAAAATTCCGAGAAGAGAGAAGAATTGAAAACGATCGTAAGAATAGAGGACTTTGTTTCTTTTTCTCTGAATCGTTAACTGATCGGGTACAATGCTTCTCATGGAAAATGACTGAATTTGAATCGATCATTCATACGATCGAATACGCGTTCTCTGACAAGCGAAAAGTGAGAAAGTCAAGGGATTCTTCATTTGTCGGAATTACGACAAAATCCGAAAAATCGGAATTTCTCCAAAAAGAATCTTACGATCCTCGGAAAAATATTTTTCGCTCGTTCCTCGATCAAGTTCTCTCCGTCGAAACAGTGGCTTTTACCGTCTCCGTGTGTTGCGGTTCTACCGGGAGAACGTCACTGAAAAGCGTTTTAGAAAATTTATACGAAAGAACAAAAACACCTAAGTTCGCACAATCAAATTTCGTAATATAGAAAATTCTTCCAAAACGATCCCTCAATCGAAGATCGGCATTATATCCAGAAATTTGAACTCTCCATCCATGGTAAATTGGAATCAACGTACAAAATCGTTTTCCATTCTCACAAAAACAATCGATCAAAACGGAAGAATCGTGTTCCATCAGTCCATTCATTTTGGATGACGATTCTTCCGTAACGGATCTAATATTTCTTACTGTTCGATGTATTCCGTGTAACAGTAGCGTCCCGGACCATCCCCCCAACAGACCGTCTTTTTAGTGACTCTCGGCGGCTTCGGAAGCGCTGACTCGATTCCATCCAATAAACTCGCCGCGCTCTTTTTATCGGAATCGTATGAGAAACGTTCTACGATTACGTAAGCGTTCTCAGGATCTTCGATTCGATTTCGAAGTGAGGTGAGCGCTTTGATTTTATCGCTCGAAAAACTGAATAGGTCCATCAACTCGGCTACCTGGGTCGCAGTAAAAGTCGCTCTCGATGCCTCTGATCTTAAAACAGACAATTTACCATCGGAAAAGCCTTCCTTCTCGATCCTAACTTTAATATTTGTAAAAGTCGTTTGATTCGCCGCAAATAAAGAAAAATTCACAACAATCAAAGCCAATAGAAACGATACCTTATTAAAAAAAAGATTCATCTTATCCTCCAAGATTCTTCTATAAAAAAGGAAAGAAAAGAGCATAGCTCGTGCCTATGCGGTTCTTTCCGAAAAAACGTAAGTAATCCGTCATAACAGCCCGGATTTTCTTTTACAAGGATCGAAGCTCGTAACAATATTAGGGTATTCTACTTTTTCAAAATATTCACTCGTGACAAAGAATGAAATCATTCGAGTCAGAAACACCCTGAAGTGACTAAAAAAAGCTTCGTTCAATCTCAATAGAAATTCCGGCTGTATCGGGTTTACTCGACTGTCACTTCACCGTTTTGAATGATAATTTTTTCGCTTCCGGCCGCGCGAAAACTTCCTAAGCCAGAAATCCGAACCGTACATTCACCGCAGATGCTGTTCATCTTTTTTCCGGGATTCAATATTTCGTTGTGCTGAGTCCCTGCATCGTCGTAAGAAATTCTGTAAGAAACCTTATCTTTGTTAACAATATCAACAGAA carries:
- a CDS encoding DUF4476 domain-containing protein, with protein sequence MNLFFNKVSFLLALIVVNFSLFAANQTTFTNIKVRIEKEGFSDGKLSVLRSEASRATFTATQVAELMDLFSFSSDKIKALTSLRNRIEDPENAYVIVERFSYDSDKKSAASLLDGIESALPKPPRVTKKTVCWGDGPGRYCYTEYIEQ
- a CDS encoding adenylate/guanylate cyclase domain-containing protein codes for the protein MKEIINWLSGSKSRDLEAKELLEELNEKLIESGIPVSRFFTSIPTMHPEVMVRSIIWTKEEETQMLLIPHGALSEPQYIDSPIYLIREGKKDFIRCKLVGPDADLSYPICIDLKERGATDYCIFPATFSLNVGSVVSWTTHAPEGFSDEQIDAFRSILSVLSLRLDLESRKFAVKELLEVYLGPNASKRVLSGEFRRGTGESIYAAILCADLRDFSSLSENNSPKRIVEILDHYFELTAQPIQEEKGEILKFIGDAILAIFPAKEDPYQACLSALNAAIKIKNSVKLWNQEHLDTQIHLGMALNVGDVVYGNVGAKDRLDFTVIGNAVNQAFRVESLCKDFGKSILTTEDFAEKIGKDQFEFLGARNLKGITGERNIFSPKE